CGGACCGCGAGAACGCATCGCCGAGCGGCTGGAGTCGTGGCGCAAGGGCCCGGTGACGGACCTGCTGGTCCTGTCACCGGACCCTCACACGCTACGGGTCCTCGCCGAGCTCAACTCCTAGCCCCGGCACGGTCCACGCCGAGCTCAACTCCCAGGGGCGGCACGGCGGGCGGGGCTCAGCCGCCGGACAGCTGCGAGGTCGACGGCACCTTGTCGGTGACCGGGGCGCCCGCGCTCTTGCCCGCGTCCTTCACCTTGTTGATGATGTCGTCGAACGAACCCACGGTCGCGTCCGTCGAGTCGCCCTTGCGGAGCTTGGACGGCAGGTTCTTGAGGGCGTCGATGCCCGCGGTGAGCGGGGCGACGGCCTTGGCGAGGGTGGGGTCGCCCTGGGCGTTCCTGCTCGCGGCCTTGAGCCGGTTGTACGCGAACGTGCCGGCCACGGCCGCCTTGATCAGGGCGGTCCTGCGGCCCTTGGCGCCCTTCTTGAACTTGCCGGCCTTCCAGGGCTTCACGATCCACTGGTAGGTGGCTCCTGCGGCCAGGCCCGCGTTCGCCACGAAGCGGGTCTTGGAGAGCTTCTGTTTCTCCACGGTGCTGCTGCTGGACGGGGTGGCGGCCGCCACGACGGCGGCGCTGTCCTTGGTGGCGCTGCTGCCACTGCCGCAGGCCGTGGCACCGGCGAGCAGGGCGCAACAGACGGTGAGCGCCACGACGAGGCGCCGTATCGGTACGGGCACGGGGTCCTCCGGGGAAGGGAACGGTTCTCCCGGTTTCCGGGAGACACGGCTCTTCCAGCAGGCTCACCCGAACACGGCCGCTGCGCCACTCGAGCGAGGCGTTCGGGTTCCGTCCCCCACGGGTTTCATCCACGGATACGCGGCAACCCGGAGGTCATGTCCCCTCGATATCGCAACGGTTCCAACCAAGCGGGCACGGTCATCGCGATCGTCGCCGACGTGATGGCCGTCATCCTCGGCCTGTGGATCCTGATGTACCTCCTGGACGCGAACCGGGCCAACGACCTGGTCCAGTTCGTCCACAACGTGGCGAGCTGGCTGGCCGGCTGGTCCCGCGACCTGTTCACCTTCGACAAGGCGTGGGCACGCGTGGTCGCGGGTTACGGCCTGGCCGCCGTCGTGTACCTCTTCATCGGCCACGCCATCGCCAACCGCATGCACCGCCACTGAGCCGGCCCCGCCGGGCTGCCGACAGGCCCTAGGGCCTGTCCGGCCGATCATGCCGCAGACGCGGGGTCTGGTGCGCCCGTCTGCGGCGTTGTCGTCGGTTGCCGATGCTCCGCGTCGACGCCCTCCTCCGCCTTGCAGCCCGCACCAGACCCCGCTCACCCGCGCTCATGAGGCGCCGTTACTTTCCTCCGACCTGATCCGCCGGACAGGCCCTAGCAGCACTCCGCGTCGAGGCCCAGCGGCAGGCGCTCGCCGCCGAAGACCGCGCAGGTCGGCTCGTCGCCGCCGAGCGCGGCGACGGCGAGGAGCAGCGAGCCGGCCGTCCAGCTGGTCAGTTCCTCGGGCCAGATCGTCCGGGCGTCGAAGACGTAGCCCGTCCAGTAGAGGCCCGTCTTCGGGTCGCGCAGGTGCTGGATGGACTGGAGGATCTCCAGGGCACGGTCGGACTCGCCCACGGCCCACAACGCCAGGGCGAGTTCGGCCGACTCACCGCCGGTCACCCACGGGTTGGGCACCACACAGCGCACGCCGAGCCCCGGGACCACGAACCGGTCCCAGCCCTCCGCTATCCGGGCCTCGGCCTCGGAGCCGGTCAACGCGCCGCCGAGCACCGGGTAGTACCAGTCCATCGAGTAGCGGTCCTTGTCGAGGAACCGCTCGGGGTGCCTGCGGATCGCGTGCCGCAGCGCGCCGACCGCCAACTCCCAGTCGGGCTGCGGCTCTTCTCGCTGCTCGGCGATGGCGAGCGCGCAGCGCAGCGCGTGGTGGATGGACGAACTCCCGGTCAGCAGGCCGTCCTCGACCGCCGTGCCGTCGTCCTCGCGCTTCCAGCCGATCTGCCCGCCGGGTTGCTGGAGGCGCAGCACGAACTCCACGGCCGCGTAGACCGCGGGCCACATCCGGTCGAGGAAGGCGTCGTCGCCGGTGGCGAGGTAGTGGTGCCAGACGCCGACCGCGATGTAGGCGCAGAAGTTGGTCTCCCGGCCGCGGTCGGTGACGTCGTCCGCGTCCCCGTCGGCGTAGGCCGCGTACCAGGAGCCGTCCTGGTTCTGGTGCCGGGCCAGCCACTCGTACGCCCGCTCGGCCGCCTCGTGCTCCCCCGCCGCGTCCAGTGCCATGGCCGCCTCGGTGTGGTCCCACGGGTCGAGGTGGTGTCCGCGGAACCACGGTATGGCGCCGTCGGGTCGCTGCACCCCGAGGACGGCCCGCACCGTGGCGGCGGCCTCCTCCGCGGTGAGGACCCCGGGCAGGACGAGGTGTTCTGTCCGGGGCGTGCGTGGAGTCGTCACGAAGCGTCCACCGCGGCGGAGTCGAGGGGCAGGTGGGGCTTGGTCGCGTACGCCACGAAGCTCTTGCCGATCAGCGGGTTCAGCGCGTTCTCGGCGACCCGGGTGGCCAGGGGCTTCTTCATGATGTCCCAGACCAGCAGCTTGTGGTACGCCCGCACGGGCAGCGCCTTGTCGTTGTCGACGCCGAACGCGCACTTCAGCCACCAGTAGGGGCTGTGCAGGGCGTGGGCGTGATGGGTGCCGTACGGCTTGAGCCCGGCCTCCTTCATCTTGCCCAGCAGCTCGTCCGCCTTGTAGATGCGGATGTGGCCGCCCTCGACCTCGTGGTACGCGTCGGACAGGGTCCAGCAGACCTTCTCCGGTCCGTAGCGCGGCACGGTGATCGCTATGCGGCCGCCCGGCTTCAGCACGCGCACCATCTCGGCGAGGACGCCCTTGTCGTCCGGGATGTGCTCCATGACCTCGGAGATGATCACGACGTCGAAGGACGCGTCGGGGAAGGGCAGCGCGAGCGCGTCGCCCTCCATCGCGGTCGCGGTGGCGCCGGCCGGGGCCTCGCCGGCCTCCTTCATCGCCGCGAACCACTTGGCGACCTCGCGGATCTCCTCGCCGTTCTGGTCCAGCGCGACGACCTGGGCGCCGCGCCGGTAGCACTCGAACGCGTGCCGGCCGGCACCGCATCCGAGGTCCAGTACGCGGTCGCCCGGGGCGAGCGGGAACCGGGAGAAGTCGACGGTCAGCACGTGGCCCTGCTTTCACGATCGGAGGTGGGAGTGACGCCCGTCGCCGGGCCGAAATCTACGGGGCCGGGGGTCCCTGCGGGGCCGGGAGCGGAAACAGCGCCCACACCGGCCGTGGCGACGGCTGCCGGGGCGGGGTCGTCCGGCGCGACGGCGGACGCCTGCGCGGCCGGGACCGCTGCGGCAGCTGCCGGTGCGGTGACCTTTGGCGCGACGGCCTCCTGCGCAGGAGCGCCCGACGGGGCGGCGCCCGGCGCGATGGCCGTCGGCGCGACGGGGGTCCCCCCGCGCGAGCGGAGCCGAGCGGGGGAGAGGGCCATCGCCTCGCGGTAGTGGGCCACCGTGCCCTCGGCGGCGCGGGCCCAGGTGAAGCGGTCCAGTACCCGCGCGCGTCCGGCGGAGCCGAGCCGTAGCCCGAGTTCGGGATCGCC
This portion of the Streptomyces mirabilis genome encodes:
- a CDS encoding prenyltransferase, which codes for MTTPRTPRTEHLVLPGVLTAEEAAATVRAVLGVQRPDGAIPWFRGHHLDPWDHTEAAMALDAAGEHEAAERAYEWLARHQNQDGSWYAAYADGDADDVTDRGRETNFCAYIAVGVWHHYLATGDDAFLDRMWPAVYAAVEFVLRLQQPGGQIGWKREDDGTAVEDGLLTGSSSIHHALRCALAIAEQREEPQPDWELAVGALRHAIRRHPERFLDKDRYSMDWYYPVLGGALTGSEAEARIAEGWDRFVVPGLGVRCVVPNPWVTGGESAELALALWAVGESDRALEILQSIQHLRDPKTGLYWTGYVFDARTIWPEELTSWTAGSLLLAVAALGGDEPTCAVFGGERLPLGLDAECC
- a CDS encoding class I SAM-dependent methyltransferase, which translates into the protein MLTVDFSRFPLAPGDRVLDLGCGAGRHAFECYRRGAQVVALDQNGEEIREVAKWFAAMKEAGEAPAGATATAMEGDALALPFPDASFDVVIISEVMEHIPDDKGVLAEMVRVLKPGGRIAITVPRYGPEKVCWTLSDAYHEVEGGHIRIYKADELLGKMKEAGLKPYGTHHAHALHSPYWWLKCAFGVDNDKALPVRAYHKLLVWDIMKKPLATRVAENALNPLIGKSFVAYATKPHLPLDSAAVDAS